The sequence CGATTGATCTCCATGGTGGAGTTCCTTAGACCAATATCAAGCATCATGATATCCCTGGGTGATGGAGGCTGGAAGCCaggagctgctggtggcGGTCGCACAATGGAAGGAATCCCAAGTTTGGCTTCATTTGATGTTGGCGCCGATGGCAAAGAGCTTTTCGCCCATTATTGCCTTGACACTATTGATGTTCTGCTCACCTCTCTGAACCAAAAGTCTCAGTTGCTACTCAGAAACAAGTCTCTTTTGGGCGTGTTCATGGCCAACAGCGTTGTCGTTATTGAGCATATGATCCGCAGTTCGGAGCTTGCTACACTACTCGATTCGCGACTTGATGTTCTTGACCAATGGAGAAAGAGGGCTACCGCTCAGTATACTGATATCTGTAAAGATTTATCGGTATATCTGTTTGACACCATCCATACAAACCGAACTAAGCGTCCGACTTCTGGCCATGCTGACTCCGCCGACTCAGCCTCAGTAGTAAAGGGCCTGAAcagcaaggacaaggacaaaATCAAAGAGAAATTCACACAGTTCAACAATGCGTTCGATGACATGGTGGCTAAGCACAAATCTTACAATATGGAGCGTGAAGTGCGGGTAATGTTTGGTCAAGACATTCGCCAGAAGCTCCAGCCCTTGTATGACAGATTTTGGGATCGTTACCATGAGATTGATAAAGGCAAGGGCAAATATGTCAAATATGACAAGTCGTCTATTGCGGCTGTGTTCGCGAGCCTTGCTTCCTAGAGGCTGTAGATGCCGTGGTAGACGCGAAATGATGATTACTAGAGATTTAAGGTCTTGCGCAGGCCTGTTGTTTGACGAGCGAGTTCAATCTCGCAGCGCGGATATGATGCTAATAGCGAGATGATGATATTTCCGGCCAGCGGATTGCAGAAGCACCGGTGAGTCCTGGGAAGCCTAGATGAGCTGGGATCTGATACCATCTATACCATGTATGGCTATATAGCCAAACGTTGTCTGTacataataataatttgctcctaattttaaaaagatatcTAACGTCCAGTGCGTAATTTGTCGGCTTACATGTTTCCCATTCACTTCATCCACTACCAAATACAGTGTCCACTCGTGACCTTCTATCCCATACAATCACTCCATCACTCTTGCGCTTGAAGTACAATATTCGGTGCTGTGGGATGAACTCCTCGTCCGTTTGCTCAGCCTTCCAGCTATCCAATGCCTTCTCCTGAGCTCCGATGAAGCGGTCCTCATATCCAACCAGGAAGTCGCTGGAATCCATGGAAACGTCCCAACGAATTCTATTTAGGGTGTCGATGGCGCTGCGAAGTTTACCTGCCCCCGGTGGCTTGACAGCTTTGAGTGGAGACTTTGAGGAGTCTGTCTTTGTTGCTCGAGAGTCCTTGTTGGTGCCAGAGAACTCGCTGTCTGATTCGTTCAATTCATCCggatcatcgtcttcgtccaggTCGGCATCATCGGCATCGAAGTCGTATAGCTGGCCAGGCGCAAGACGCACAGAGCCAAGGCTAGATCGACGAGTAATAGATGCGCTCATCCAACATGATTCGGCATCAAAGTACTTCTCGTCCTTCTGGATACGTGATTCAAATTCTTGAAGGATCACCTGGACATTTCCCTCTGCGGCGGCCAGGTTCGCCGTAGATTTATCAGTAACACTCTCATCCCACTTGAGACCTATTAGATAGCAAGCGTTGAGTTCCGAGTTCTGGTCGTCAGCACTGTCTGCCGGATCTGCATCTGCAAATCTGGCTGGCCAGATGCGTGGTATGAGACTTGGGGATTTTCGACTTATATCTAGTCTGCTTGTAAGTATGTAGTAATGCTGGTGACccatattaatataacttaccAACAAGTATAGATATACACCTAGACTCTAGCCAGCCTAGgtattttcttcctttctgtTGAGAGGATCCCCAGTAGCGAGCATTTATTTTGATATAAGTTCGATATGACGCAAGAAAATCAGCAGCTCCCTTCTCAATTAAACTCGACGGCGCCCTGGATTGTTCCAAGCCGAGAAATTTGCCCCATGTCATATCTTCTTGGTCAAACAGGGCTGCAGCTCTGGTGAGTTCAGAAGTAAGAGCATTGACGGTGGAAATAGATGCAGTGGATGCAGCATTAAGAGATGGCCCATGCCAACCAAGTAGACACAGTGGCTCTCTAAATGTGCGATGATATCTCAAACCCAGGTGATAAAATGGATCGAATACTACCCCTTTCTCCCAGTTGAATTGTGAGTAGTGTTGGAAAAAGGTCGTCAGAATATCGGCTGTGGAGACTGTTTCGGACTCATTTGCCAATGCTTTGCAGATGGGCACCAACATGGATGAAATATGGATTCCGCCCAGCATCCCATACTTTGCTGCATATAGGCCCCTTGACTGTGCCCAGGCTTTGATAAAGAGATGTGCTACGCGATATTTCGTCATATCAGGGATGGACCTGCGTAGGTAAAAGAGATCCCTTGCAGGTTTTAGTTTTGCCAAAGTTTGGAGCGGCAAAGTGAAGACGGGGTCCGATGGTGGCCGTTTCAGAACATCAGGATATCTGTATGAGATTTAGTAAGTTCCTTGTATGACAAAGACGAAATATACAAGATTGATAAAGAGAAACTTACCCTTGAGCTATAGCTGCGGCAGCACAATACTGAAGGTCAAATTTGATACCGCGGATTTCCAGCTCGAGCATTGTTCCAGTATTTGCCATTACACGCCGGAGAATCTTTACACCATCTGCAGAAGCCTTTCTCAGCTTCTGTACTGCCAGGTTGAAAAATACACGGGTGCTTATGTTGCCTACACAGAGACAGTCGACATCTGACAAGTTAGTCCACACACCCAGGCCAAACGAACCGACTGGGATAAGAGCAAGTTGCACTTTTGAGCGCGTTTCAGCGGCAGTGGTAGTAGCGTCTTCTTCGATCAAAATTCTTTGAAGGAGATcaattgcttcttttctcaGATTCGCTTCAGCAGTGGTAGGGAATTGACCACTGGATTCTAGACTAGCCTTTAGCTCTTCGAAATTACCCAAAGAAAGGGCAGCTTTATGTAAGTCGACTTGAAAGTGAAAAGCAGACTGTGtttcatttccttcttcacGAGGTGACAGCATAAGTAGGCAGCGAATGCCCCAATGATCGCTGGCAAAAGTTTGAGAGGTGCTTCCGTTCTCATTGACGGCTGGCTGACCGAACATATTGAATCCATGGGGGTGCAACTGCGCACACTTTTTGACTAATATTCTATCATACCTCTGCGGGCGGCTGTTAACAACGCCGGTAGAAGCGGCAGCAAGGTCATTAGAGGTTGGGTCAAAAGTTGCTCCCTGTTCTCCCTCGTAAAGCCCCAAATTTGATTCATGACTTCCTGTCGTGCTTGAAGATTCTCCAGGCCCAACTCGAGTGATTAGCCACGAGTCTTGAAATCCAGCTTTTGCCACAATGGTGTCGATTACTTGAAGACATTCAAGGCCCTTTTCTGAAATTTCGCCTGCTTCCAGCGCTTCATCAATCGTGCGAGACGATGAAGCCAAGTTGAAGTCACCGGCAATTACCCATGGATTCCGAGGAAAGGAGGATTTCAAATATTCAACAAGAGTTGTTATCTCATCTCTTTTCGTATTAAGAGCAATGTCCGTTAGCCCCCTACTAAGATGGCAGGCAGCTAGAACCAAGGGCGATGTATGAGAATCTGAGGACTCGCCAACTTGTACTGTAGGAAATGTGAGAATTGCAAACCCTTTGTGCTTTTTTGCGGTCGGCAGATACTTCCACTGGAAGGGAATCTTGCTGAGAACCACAATGTTCAAGTGACTAGGTAGAGGACCAACATCAAGCTGTTGAGGTGATCCATGGGTAGAGAAAGGATATTGCCGTCTTATATTGCCATCTGCCAGTAAAAAGTCGAGAAACTGATCTGTGACCTCCTGAAGGACAAGGATATCGGCCGAGGCGCGCTCAGAGAGAATATTGCTAACAAGTCCAGGATATCTAGATGCAGTAGGCGGCCAGCCGAACTCAGCCAAGACATTATAGGAAGCGACAACAAGGCGACCAGGCCGTTCCGATTCAGACTCCAGGCTGTTGAGGCTGTCTGTAAGGGGTTTCCATAACGTGTTCACGCCGTCATAGCGGAAAGTGTCTTGAGGAGATGGCAAAGAAGTATCCTGTGGTAGATCGGGGATTGTCGCCAAGTTCGTCGGATCGCGTACGAGAGACTTAGAAGCCAGATCGATATATCCCCAGAGCCTCATCGGTCGCGAGGCTGTCATCTTGTTCGGAGATAGAGGGTCACGTATCAAAATTGCAAGTTGGTGAGTGTTCCATGCCAGCGGCGCTACAAGCCGTGCTTTTTCCAGGAGGAATTGATGCCATGCTGCGTGGGAATCTTCACTCTGTGCGACTGTTAGATGAGGATGGTACTGTCTACCCTTAGGCCATCCAAGAAAGCGGTATATCCGGTCTCTCAGCTCCGAAAGGCGTCTTTTCTCCTGTCCAGATTTTGGACGAATAAAAACTGTGCTGTGTCGGCGATGGGAAAAGACCCCAGCCTCCTGCAAGTTGATGGAAATGCCGTCACCATCTGGCATCAGGTCGAGGTGGCTGAGCGCCTCAACGGCATCTGGGAGGACTTCTGGTTTCACGAATGGGTAGACTAGAGTGACATGCGGTGGCCATTTTGTGAACTTGTCGTCGTTGAGTGATCGTAGCGTGTTGACTGGGCCCCAAAGGTGAGGTGGAGGTATGAGGCAGAGTGCAGTGTCGTGCGACTCTTCAAAAGACGGCCCAGCGGGAACATCCATTGACAACGTATCAAATGCAAACGCAGTTATCTGTACAGATTGGttcaaaggaaaagaaggagaaggagaagaagaaataaaagaaaggtaTCACTTCACAAAGCTTGGACAGACAGAAAGATGAGAGATGTAAACTAGATAGATGAAAGATTGGTGGTTACCAAAGGACAGACAAGGAATGCGTGAGAACTATCCCGCTTTCCTTGCCGCTTGtcgaaaaataaatatatatacaatttTGCGGTTACTGTACTGGACTATGCATATCCGAAGAGCTCGAGCCTCATGGCTGCGGGACGTTGTGAGGGCGTTGAAGAGGAATCATGCGGCGTGAGTCACATTTTGCTCGTTAGGCGTTTTCATGCCTGCAAAGGCAGACACAGCAGTCATGGCTGCTGTAGCTTAGTTTCATCAGGGGAGCGAGCATGTCCGAATACGAGAGCACGATTTGTCTCTGCAGTGGGGAGCGTCGTGTGTGAGATCTGCATGATgcaggaggaaaaaaaaagcttaaattaacgataagaagaaaagcaaagcgGAAAGAAAGATGAAACAAAGAACGGGCTTGAGATGGGAAATAATGGCACAGCGTTGTGAGATTCTTAAATCGTTTGTTTAGCGGCCACAAGCCATGACTGTACCTCGGAACAAGTGGCCGGCAACGGCTAAGAGTCATGGCTGCTGTTATCTCTTTCAGCGCACAAGATTTTCCCATCAAACGTCCATTAAGCCGCAAAGCTTAGCTTATCGTCTCTCTACATCCACTTGCCAGTCCTAAATCGGCCATCAATTGAGTAATTCATCGCCTTTCTCTTGTCATTATTTTTATCTCTATACTGCTCTTATTTTATCCATTTGTTCATCACGTGCAGTTGCTGTTTAGACTCCTTTCATTCAACTCTCTCCATATCCCCCAGGCTAAAATTCTCATTCCCCATTGAACTGACTCGAGTTGATTGTCAAAAATGTGTCTCTGGAAGTAAAGCTGCAGTTCCTAGGCCCGTGAGTTCTACCAATTGATCTGTTAcgaaaagagagggagagagaattTCTAGACTCGCACTATCAAAAGACTCTTTCCGGCTGTCCGATATGCGGCATGGCATCCAACGTGTATTGGAGCCGTGCCAGCATCAATTCCCCCAGTCCTAGTCATGGCTTCCTTTCATTAAACAAAAGATTGGCTCACATGCACcgttcatcatcttcgtatTGGTCCATAGGCAAAAGTATAGCGCCAATTGGCACAGCTCGGGTCTCTCATGTGTCGAATGCCTCTATATTTCAGATAGCCAATACTCGTCGCTTCTCTTCGCCCACAGAAGCCCGAGCGAAGCGACAAAATTTTGATCGGGTGCGTATTAGTTTACTTGACTATTATCAACTCATTGCAACGTTGTTGGACAGTATCAGTGCCTTTGTAAAAGCCACTAACACTGTAATAGGACGTCATTGTGTCTGTCCTAGAGTCCACGGCCACAAGGCGAGATGCCAAGGGTTACCTCCAAAAATATACAGCACCAAAGCCTACTTCTATAGTAGCAGCATCGAAGCAAGTTGAGCATCAGCACAAGCCTCCTGCGAGGCAACTCCAAGCTCAGCCGCCCTTCAATGTCGCCATTGTGGTTCTGCGGAATCCCCAAAAGCTACAGCCGGACATAGTCAAGGGAATAGCCAAGACCCTAACTCAACTTCGGAGCCTTGGTCTGACGAGCGTCGTCGTTGTGGATTGTGACATGGGCGAGAGCCGTTCTACTTTTCAATATGAAGCTTTGAGGCTTTGCGAAGCTGTTGATTCCTTTGGCAAACCAGGCGCCCGACTGGTCGAAAACTTACTTGTCGGTACTTCTCATTTTCGAAGTTCCACCCCTTCTCCGTTTTGGGATGATATACAGGTTCAGGACTATGGCATCTTGAACCGCGCACTTCAACATAATATGATAGCAGTCATCCCATCCCTTGCGCGAAACGATGAGACCATGTCCCCTGTGCCTGCTGATGCTCAGAGAACCGCCCTGGCATTAACAAGGTACTTTACGGGGCTACAGTTCGAGGAAGAttcaagccacagccaaggTGGAAGTCATGGAGGAGCCAAAGAGCCTCTTGCTTCCGTCGAAAGAGTCATTATCCTCGATCCGTTCGGGGGAATTCCCGTGATTGGTCGTCCTGATGTCTACCAGAGATTCATCAATCTTGAACAGGAATACAACACAATCCTGGATCACCTCGACGGTGGTGATGATTCATCGAAGGCAGCGGGAGACAGTCGAAATTGGGGTGCTTCTGCTGCCCACGCAAGAAACCTCAAGTTAGCAAAGGACACTCTATCTCTCTTACCCGAGGCAGCTTCCGTTCTTATAACGACTCCATTCGCTGCATCCAATACTTCATCGGCCTCCTCAGGACTTTCTCCTACGCGAGACAGCGAATACCAGTTTGGTTTTGACGGCATGGTCAACACTCGCAGAAAACAAAATCCTCTCCTTCACAATCTTCTTACCGATAAGCCAGTATACTCCCCCTCGTTGCCATTGCAGCGCATCCAATCTCCCGAATTGGCGTTTTCAAATACAGGAGAGTCAATCAGCGCAACTCTAGTCAAGCGAGGCTTGCCATTGACCATCTACCCCGACCCGAGAATCTCCCCATGGAGACCAGCGGCGCCCGGCGAGCGACGTCCGCAGCTCACTGACAAGTCCATTGATCTGCCACGGCTGGTCACACTAATTGAAGATTCTTTTGGCCGCAAGCTAGACGTTGAAGATTATCTGCGACGGACAAATGAGAGCTTGGCAGGGGTGATCATTGCGGGAGAATACGAGGGGTGTGCTATTCTCACCTGGGAGAGACCGAAAAGCATTGATCCTCAAACGGCATATGACGAGGGGCGTTACGTCCCATACCTCGACAAATTTGCTGTTCTTCGAAGCCGGCAAGGAAGTGGTGGGGTTGCCGACATCGTCTTCAACGCCATGGTCCAAGACTGTTTCCCTGACGGCGTGCTTTGGAGAAGCAGGAAAGACAATCCTGTGAATAAATGGTATTTTGAGCGGTCGGTGG comes from Trichoderma asperellum chromosome 3, complete sequence and encodes:
- a CDS encoding uncharacterized protein (antiSMASH:Cluster_3.3); protein product: MASNVYWSRASINSPSPSHGFLSLNKRLAHMHRSSSSYWSIGKSIAPIGTARVSHVSNASIFQIANTRRFSSPTEARAKRQNFDRDVIVSVLESTATRRDAKGYLQKYTAPKPTSIVAASKQVEHQHKPPARQLQAQPPFNVAIVVLRNPQKLQPDIVKGIAKTLTQLRSLGLTSVVVVDCDMGESRSTFQYEALRLCEAVDSFGKPGARLVENLLVGTSHFRSSTPSPFWDDIQVQDYGILNRALQHNMIAVIPSLARNDETMSPVPADAQRTALALTRYFTGLQFEEDSSHSQGGSHGGAKEPLASVERVIILDPFGGIPVIGRPDVYQRFINLEQEYNTILDHLDGGDDSSKAAGDSRNWGASAAHARNLKLAKDTLSLLPEAASVLITTPFAASNTSSASSGLSPTRDSEYQFGFDGMVNTRRKQNPLLHNLLTDKPVYSPSLPLQRIQSPELAFSNTGESISATLVKRGLPLTIYPDPRISPWRPAAPGERRPQLTDKSIDLPRLVTLIEDSFGRKLDVEDYLRRTNESLAGVIIAGEYEGCAILTWERPKSIDPQTAYDEGRYVPYLDKFAVLRSRQGSGGVADIVFNAMVQDCFPDGVLWRSRKDNPVNKWYFERSVGTSKLSDCNWAMFWTTLELSSKSQKLGDYEEVCREIMPSWADSIRKPA
- a CDS encoding uncharacterized protein (EggNog:ENOG41~antiSMASH:Cluster_3.3), coding for MDVPAGPSFEESHDTALCLIPPPHLWGPVNTLRSLNDDKFTKWPPHVTLVYPFVKPEVLPDAVEALSHLDLMPDGDGISINLQEAGVFSHRRHSTVFIRPKSGQEKRRLSELRDRIYRFLGWPKGRQYHPHLTVAQSEDSHAAWHQFLLEKARLVAPLAWNTHQLAILIRDPLSPNKMTASRPMRLWGYIDLASKSLVRDPTNLATIPDLPQDTSLPSPQDTFRYDGVNTLWKPLTDSLNSLESESERPGRLVVASYNVLAEFGWPPTASRYPGLVSNILSERASADILVLQEVTDQFLDFLLADGNIRRQYPFSTHGSPQQLDVGPLPSHLNIVVLSKIPFQWKYLPTAKKHKGFAILTFPTVQVGESSDSHTSPLVLAACHLSRGLTDIALNTKRDEITTLVEYLKSSFPRNPWVIAGDFNLASSSRTIDEALEAGEISEKGLECLQVIDTIVAKAGFQDSWLITRVGPGESSSTTGSHESNLGLYEGEQGATFDPTSNDLAAASTGVVNSRPQRYDRILVKKCAQLHPHGFNMFGQPAVNENGSTSQTFASDHWGIRCLLMLSPREEGNETQSAFHFQVDLHKAALSLGNFEELKASLESSGQFPTTAEANLRKEAIDLLQRILIEEDATTTAAETRSKVQLALIPVGSFGLGVWTNLSDVDCLCVGNISTRVFFNLAVQKLRKASADGVKILRRVMANTGTMLELEIRGIKFDLQYCAAAAIAQGYPDVLKRPPSDPVFTLPLQTLAKLKPARDLFYLRRSIPDMTKYRVAHLFIKAWAQSRGLYAAKYGMLGGIHISSMLVPICKALANESETVSTADILTTFFQHYSQFNWEKGVVFDPFYHLGLRYHRTFREPLCLLGWHGPSLNAASTASISTVNALTSELTRAAALFDQEDMTWGKFLGLEQSRAPSSLIEKGAADFLASYRTYIKINARYWGSSQQKGRKYLGWLESRCISILVDISRKSPSLIPRIWPARFADADPADSADDQNSELNACYLIGLKWDESVTDKSTANLAAAEGNVQVILQEFESRIQKDEKYFDAESCWMSASITRRSSLGSVRLAPGQLYDFDADDADLDEDDDPDELNESDSEFSGTNKDSRATKTDSSKSPLKAVKPPGAGKLRSAIDTLNRIRWDVSMDSSDFLVGYEDRFIGAQEKALDSWKAEQTDEEFIPQHRILYFKRKSDGVIVWDRRSRVDTVFGSG